The genomic window GCACCAGGAGAAACCCGAGCAAGATTGCGACCGTCACGAACAGCTGTACGACTGCCGATCCGAGCACCCCGATCGTGGCGTAGAGCGACGCTTTCGATCCCTGCCGCAAGTCACCGTGCAGGTAGATCTCGGTGGCGAACACGGCCACGGCGATGCCGAGGACGGTGCCCACCGGTCCCGCGACGAAGAAGGCGAGGGTGCCGACGATCGCTGCGACGACCGCACTGGCGGTCGAGGCACCGCCGGCTTTCGAGGCGACCGCGCTCGCGAGCCAGTCGAGGAGCACGGTTCCGACCCCGAGGACGACGCTTGCGACCACGAAGACGAGGCCCGGCTCGCCGTAACCGGTGCTCCACCAGTACAGGAGCACGCCACCAACGGACAGCAGTGGACCCGGGAGCATCGGCGTGACAGACCCGACGACGCCGACGAGCAACAGGAGGACGGCGAGCGCGAGCCAGAGTGTCGTCGTCACGTGTCTACGGTAGCGGCTGTGACTTGTGAATGTGGCTCTCTCGACCGGCCAACTCACTCTAGCTGGTGAGAGTCGAGTTCGTACCAGCGTCGAGTGCGTCGCGAACGGCCTCACTCGGCGTCCCGATCGACTCGGTCGAGGAGTGCAGCGTGCCGACGTCGTCACGCCGCACGACGACGTTCCTTTGCAACGCCGGATCGGTGTCGGGATCGTTCGCCCGATCGGGCGACTGGGCCGATCGGCGGCCGGCTCGATACGAGTCGCTTGCGGTTCGAGCCCTGTACAGACTCGGTCGTGGGTTCGTCGCCGACTGATACTCTTCGAACGCAGCGGTCGGTACGCTACTCTCGATCAGAGCGACCCGTCCCGGGCACGGCGGCGGATGGTTCGGGCCCGATCGCGGATCCGAGACAGCTCCTCGTCGGACTTCCCGTCCAGGTGGCTGTAGACGAGCCCCATCCGATGGTTGTCCCGGAGCCGTTTCTCGTTGCGGTCCAGAAACGCCCAGTACAGCGCGTTGAACGGGCAGGCGTTCGCACCGGTCGTTTTCGACTCGTCGTACGGACAGTTCGCGCAGTAGTCGCTCATCCGATCGACGTAGTTCGCCGACGCGGCGTACGGTTTCGTCGAGAGGGCATCGGTTCCGAAGACGCCCATCCCGACCACGTTGGGCGTCGTGACCCAGTCGTACGCGTCGACGTACGCTGCGCGGAACCACCGGTCGAGCTGGGCCGGCTCGACGCCGTAGAGCAGTGCGAAGTTCGAGAGAAGCATCAGCCGCTCGATGTGGTGGGAGTACCCGCGAGTCCGGACGCCGTCGACGACGTCGGACAGGCAGGCCATCTCGGTCTCGCCGGTCCAGTACAGGTCGGGGAGGTCCCGATCGGCCCCGAGTTGATTCGCGGTCGCCAGCGCCGGCATCCGGCGGCGGTACACGTGGCACA from Salinarchaeum sp. Harcht-Bsk1 includes these protein-coding regions:
- a CDS encoding DUF456 domain-containing protein — its product is MTTTLWLALAVLLLLVGVVGSVTPMLPGPLLSVGGVLLYWWSTGYGEPGLVFVVASVVLGVGTVLLDWLASAVASKAGGASTASAVVAAIVGTLAFFVAGPVGTVLGIAVAVFATEIYLHGDLRQGSKASLYATIGVLGSAVVQLFVTVAILLGFLLVLLV